The Erythrolamprus reginae isolate rEryReg1 chromosome 3, rEryReg1.hap1, whole genome shotgun sequence genome contains a region encoding:
- the OPRK1 gene encoding kappa-type opioid receptor isoform X2: MESPVYIFREEPGPTCPPGFCPFPSRTSHSWLADWEDYGNSSNGRYEDLQQNQTNISPAIPIIITAVYSMVFVVGLVGNSLVMFVIIRYTKMKTATNIYIFNLALADALVTTTMPFQSTEYLMNTWPFGDVLCKIVISIDYYNMFTSIFTLTMMSVDRYIAVCHPVKALDFRTPLKAKIINICIWVLSSSVGISAIVLGGTKVREGDIECSLQFPDDNYVWWDIFMKICVFVFAFIIPVLIIIVCYTLMILRLKSVRLLSGSREKDRNLRRITRLVLVVVAVFIICWTPIHIFVLVEALGDVSHSTAAISSYYFCIALGYTNSSLNPILYAFLDENFKRCFKDFCFPFKMKADRQNTNRVRNTIHNATHSGNADGTNKPA; the protein is encoded by the exons ATGGAGTCTCCAGTGTACATATTTCGTGAAGAGCCTGGTCCCACCTGCCCCCCAGGCTTCTGCCCTTTTCCAAGCAGGACCAGCCACAGCTGGCTTGCAGACTGGGAAGACTATGGCAACAGCAGCAATGGTAGATATGAGGACTTACAACAGAATCAGACCAACATCTCCCCAGCTATTCCTATCATCATCACAGCAGTCTACTCAATGGTTTTTGTGGTAGGCCTGGTGGGAAACTCTTTGGTTATGTTTGTTATCATAAG GTACACGAAGATGAAGACCGCaacaaacatttatatttttaatttggcTCTGGCAGATGCTCTTGTCACCACAACTATGCCTTTTCAAAGTACTGAGTATTTAATGAACACCTGGCCCTTTGGGGACGTGCTGTGTAAAATAGTTATTTCAATTGACTATTATAACATGTTTACAAGCATATTCACCCTGACCATGATGAGTGTAGACCGCTACATTGCTGTGTGTCACCCAGTAAAGGCCCTGGATTTTCGTACTCCTCTGAAGGCCAAGATCATCAATATATGCATTTGGGTTTTATCTTCATCTGTAGGCATTTCAGCCATAGTTCTTGGAGGTACCAAGGTCAGGGAAGGTGA CATTGAATGTTCTCTTCAGTTTCCAGATGACAACTATGTTTGGTGGGACATTTTTATGAAAATATGTGTTTTTGTCTTTGCCTTTATTATCCCAGTCCTAATTATTATAGTTTGTTACACTCTGATGATCCTGCGCTTGAAAAGTGTGAGGCTCCTGTCTGGATCGCGAGAAAAAGATCGAAACCTCCGCCGTATCACCAGATTGGTTCTTGTTGTAGTTGCAGTTTTCATTATCTGTTGGACCCCCATCCACATTTTTGTGTTGGTTGAGGCTCTTGGAGATGTCTCACATAGCACTGCAGCCATTTCTAGCTACTATTTCTGCATTGCCTTGGGCTACACCAACAGCAGTCTAAATCCCATTCTATATGCTTTTTTGGATGAAAATTTCAAGCGTTGTTTCAAAGATTTCTGCTTTCCTTTTAAGATGAAGGCAGACAGACAAAATACCAACAGAGTTAGGAACACAATTCATAATGCTACTCATTCTGGGAACGCTGATGGTACAAACAAGCCAGCATGA
- the OPRK1 gene encoding kappa-type opioid receptor isoform X1, whose product MESPVYIFREEPGPTCPPGFCPFPSRTSHSWLADWEDYGNSSNGRYEDLQQNQTNISPAIPIIITAVYSMVFVVGLVGNSLVMFVIIRYTKMKTATNIYIFNLALADALVTTTMPFQSTEYLMNTWPFGDVLCKIVISIDYYNMFTSIFTLTMMSVDRYIAVCHPVKALDFRTPLKAKIINICIWVLSSSVGISAIVLGGTKVREDTGSIECSLQFPDDNYVWWDIFMKICVFVFAFIIPVLIIIVCYTLMILRLKSVRLLSGSREKDRNLRRITRLVLVVVAVFIICWTPIHIFVLVEALGDVSHSTAAISSYYFCIALGYTNSSLNPILYAFLDENFKRCFKDFCFPFKMKADRQNTNRVRNTIHNATHSGNADGTNKPA is encoded by the exons ATGGAGTCTCCAGTGTACATATTTCGTGAAGAGCCTGGTCCCACCTGCCCCCCAGGCTTCTGCCCTTTTCCAAGCAGGACCAGCCACAGCTGGCTTGCAGACTGGGAAGACTATGGCAACAGCAGCAATGGTAGATATGAGGACTTACAACAGAATCAGACCAACATCTCCCCAGCTATTCCTATCATCATCACAGCAGTCTACTCAATGGTTTTTGTGGTAGGCCTGGTGGGAAACTCTTTGGTTATGTTTGTTATCATAAG GTACACGAAGATGAAGACCGCaacaaacatttatatttttaatttggcTCTGGCAGATGCTCTTGTCACCACAACTATGCCTTTTCAAAGTACTGAGTATTTAATGAACACCTGGCCCTTTGGGGACGTGCTGTGTAAAATAGTTATTTCAATTGACTATTATAACATGTTTACAAGCATATTCACCCTGACCATGATGAGTGTAGACCGCTACATTGCTGTGTGTCACCCAGTAAAGGCCCTGGATTTTCGTACTCCTCTGAAGGCCAAGATCATCAATATATGCATTTGGGTTTTATCTTCATCTGTAGGCATTTCAGCCATAGTTCTTGGAGGTACCAAGGTCAGGGAAG ATACTGGCAGCATTGAATGTTCTCTTCAGTTTCCAGATGACAACTATGTTTGGTGGGACATTTTTATGAAAATATGTGTTTTTGTCTTTGCCTTTATTATCCCAGTCCTAATTATTATAGTTTGTTACACTCTGATGATCCTGCGCTTGAAAAGTGTGAGGCTCCTGTCTGGATCGCGAGAAAAAGATCGAAACCTCCGCCGTATCACCAGATTGGTTCTTGTTGTAGTTGCAGTTTTCATTATCTGTTGGACCCCCATCCACATTTTTGTGTTGGTTGAGGCTCTTGGAGATGTCTCACATAGCACTGCAGCCATTTCTAGCTACTATTTCTGCATTGCCTTGGGCTACACCAACAGCAGTCTAAATCCCATTCTATATGCTTTTTTGGATGAAAATTTCAAGCGTTGTTTCAAAGATTTCTGCTTTCCTTTTAAGATGAAGGCAGACAGACAAAATACCAACAGAGTTAGGAACACAATTCATAATGCTACTCATTCTGGGAACGCTGATGGTACAAACAAGCCAGCATGA